In one window of Brassica rapa cultivar Chiifu-401-42 chromosome A07, CAAS_Brap_v3.01, whole genome shotgun sequence DNA:
- the LOC103828358 gene encoding WD repeat-containing protein 75: MIRGGRSHLTSPPSFSNDAKKLLVCTGNTVSVFSAATGLQITSLEGHTAPVTTLLVVPASTAAQKILSYCWTASLDGMIRYWDFSGPELLKTVDAKVPIYSMVIPSLLSEPQQVDSSKLVAYVSVEDASLVKEGSKELRGHIRRFDLAKERLSRGDTLKETEEPKSIVISPSGEFFGIRHKCKIHVWGVPSGGGSRNAVAKKMTLHHTKVINAFAFHPTERIIAAGDVTGRVLIWRGFGNRKLALGSQKKSVRSVVDLDNPGVRDGDDAESCTTWHWHSAEVNVLNFSSDGAYLYSGGREGVLVVWQLDTGKKKFLPRIGSPLLYFIWSPEPTLSSVVCADNQIHLLKMPSMEISRTISGIKPPPSLPKMYEGLSSTVAFDRSSGIAALCTENYCVQLYNLLNDRGISEVQVCERNHQPGDEITVVVTAVALSLDGSVMSTTEVKLPEDGIGGLVSLKFWESEPDNKTFTLSTIVYEPHKDAGVSAIAFHPTRSMAVSTSFGGDFKIWVCNSDKSQTDKDSSWICHAVGSYKKKPMTAAAFSGDGTVLAVAAENVITLWNPNKNILLSVLGATLTPITKLSFVGKSEFLVAASNFPKPELSVWNTSKLSLSWSYELRIEAVTSAVDSSTFAVLALVPKSFRKSKSKKNIFRGRDGAILLFNGSDPKPVSIWTVMKAQGGSISFLEGDKSQLRLAYVNGSHEYVVFDPNSDDTHERSAIDYEGLVGDEETGDFGYTSLYGQLPDYDKKRKDDAESLATPFVSSERPWETIFSGSTLNFPPLQKLCGEFFESLMEKSNSVVE, encoded by the exons ATGATTCGCGGCGGTAGAAGCCACCTGACATCACCTCCTTCCTTCTCCAACGACGCAAAGAAGCTCCTCGTCTGCACAGGAAACACCGTCTCCGTTTTCAGCGCCGCCACTGGCTTACAG attaCTTCCCTTGAAGGTCACACAGCTCCAGTCACGACTCTTCTTGTCGTCCCTGCCTCGACCGCTGCTCAGAAGATCCTCTCTTACTGCTGGACCGCGTCTCTAGACGGTATGATTCGTTACTGGGACTTCTCAGGACCTGAGCTTCTGAAAACCGTTGATGCCAAAGTTCCCATTTACTCTATG gtcATTCCTTCTCTATTGAGTGAGCCTCAACAAGTAGATTCTAGTAAGTTAGTTGCTTATGTTTCTGTTGAGGATGCGAGTCTGGTTAAAGAAGGGTCCAAGGAGCTGCGTGGAcacattcgaaggtttgacctAGCTAAGGAGCGTCTTTCTCGTGGAGATACTTTGAAAGAG ACGGAAGAGCCAAAGTCTATAGTTATCTCTCCCTCTGGGGAGTTTTTCGGAATCCGCCACAAGTGCAAAATCCATGTATGGGGTGTTCCTTCTGGAGGAGGGTCAAGGAACGCAGTTGCCAAGAAGATGACGTTGCATCACACTAAGGTTATCAATGCTTTTGCCTTTCATCCCACGGAGAGGATCATAGCCGCTGGAGATGTGACTGGAAGAGTGTTGATTTGGAGAGGCTTCGGTAATAGAAAGCTTGCATTGGGTAGTCAGAAGAAGAGTGTGAGATCAGTGGTTGATTTGGACAACCCTGGGGTGAGAGATGGGGATGATGCTGAGTCTTGCACCACGTGGCATTGGCACTCTGCTGAAGTTAATGTCCTTAACTTCTCTTCCGATGGAGCATACTTGTATTCAG GGGGAAGGGAAGGGGTGCTTGTTGTTTGGCAGCTGGACACGGGGAAGAAGAAGTTCTTACCAAGGATAGGGTCTCCCTTGTTGTACTTCATTTGGTCTCCAGAACCAACTCTTTCTTCC GTTGTTTGTGCAGATAACCAGATCCATTTGCTTAAAATGCCTTCCATGGAGATCTCAAGGACCATTTCTGGAATCAAG CCTCCCCCATCATTGCCTAAGATGTACGAAGGCTTGTCTAGTACTGTTGCTTTTGATAGATCTTCTGGCATAGCTGCGTTGTGCACAGAGAACTATTGTGTTCAGCTATACAATCTCCTTAATGACCGTGGAATTTCAGAG GTTCAAGTTTGTGAGAGAAACCATCAACCAGGTGATGAAATCACA GTTGTGGTGACAGCTGTTGCTCTCTCCCTGGATGGGTCAGTGATGAGTACAACCGAAGTGAAACTTCCGGAAGATGGCATAGGAGGCTTAGTGTCCCTCAAGTTTTGGGAGTCTGAACCAGACAACAAAACTTTCACCTTATCCACAATCGTATACGAACCTCACAA GGATGCTGGTGTCTCAGCCATTGCCTTCCACCCTACCCGTTCCATGGCAGTTAGTACATCCTTTGGTGGTGACTTCAAG ATTTGGGTTTGCAACAGCGACAAGAGCCAGACGGATAAGGACTCTAGCTGGATATGTCATGCAGTTGGCTCTTACAA GAAGAAGCCAATGACTGCTGCTGCTTTCTCTGGGGATGGCACTGTTCTGGCTGTTGCGGCTGAGAATGTTATTACGCTTTGGAATCCGAACAAGAACATTCTCTTGTCTGTCTTAGGAGCCACTCTTACG CCAATCACAAAGCTCAGTTTCGTTGGGAAGTCTGAGTTCCTTGTTGCTGCATCAAATTTTCCAAAACCTGAACTATCTGTTTGGAATACATCAAAGCTGTCTTTATCATGGTCTTATGAGTTACGCATAGAAG CTGTCACTTCTGCAGTGGATTCGTCCACTTTTGCTGTCTTGGCTCTGGTCCCAAAATCTTTCAGAAAGAGTAAATCTAAGAAGAATATCTTCCGCGGTAGAGATGGTGCCATTCTCTTGTTTAACGGATCAGATCCTAAGCCTGTATCTATATGGACCGTAATGAAG GCTCAGGGAGGATCAATCTCATTTCTTGAAGGAGACAAGTCTCAGCTTCGTCTTGCATATGTAAATGGAAGCCATGAGTATGTTGTGTTCGACCCCAACAGTGATGACACACATGAGCGCAGCGCTATCGACTACGAGGGTCTTGTTGGTGACGAAGAGACAG GAGATTTTGGATACACATCGCTGTACGGACAGTTACCAGACTATGACAAGAAGAGAAAGGATGATGCTGAGTCGTTGGCGACACCGTTTGTATCGTCAGAGAGACCGTGGGAAACTATATTCAGCGGTTCAACACTAAACTTCCCGCCTCTTCAGAAGTTATGTGGTGAGTTCTTTGAGTCACTAATGGAGAAAAGTAACTCTGTTGTGGAGTGA
- the LOC103828357 gene encoding actin cytoskeleton-regulatory complex protein pan1: protein MPINKDPSTPPPVIGKIGPYTVFMTPPATPKPPESPAAVSQKPNLPPPVLPPPQQFKSVASSAQDGSVLGFFKNAATKVQNAHSSVDDHLVRWFGLNQSKYQWALDEYYEGKGSEMKSVKSNEMPGKVQSV from the exons ATGCCGATCAACAAAGACCCATCAACACCTCCTCCGGTCATCGGCAAAATCGGTCCTTACACTGTCTTCATGACTCCTCCGGCCACTCCAAAACCACCTGAATCTCCCGCCGCCGTCTCTCAGAAGCCCAACCTTCCACCGCCTGTTCTCCCTCCGCCGCAGCAGTTTAAATCGGTGGCTTCCTCTGCACAGGACGGCTCGGTTTTGGGGTTCTTCAAAAACGCCGCCACAAAGGTTCAAAATG CACATTCAAGCGTGGATGATCATTTGGTGAGATGGTTTGGGTTAAACCAATCTAAGTACCAATGGGCTTTGGACGAGTACTACGAAGGCAAAGGATCT GAAATGAAGAGCGTGAAATCAAATGAGATGCCTGGGAAAGTACAAAGCGTATAA
- the LOC103828356 gene encoding adagio protein 2 yields the protein MEWDSDSDLSDGDEVAEDGWFGGDSGPVPFPEISLPGTTPCGFVVSDALEPDQPIIYVNTVFEIVTGYRAEEVIGRNCRFLQCRGPYAKRRHPSVDSTVVSKMRQCLEKGIEFQGELLNFRKDGSPLMNKLRLVPIREDDEITHFIGVLSFTDADIDLSSFPDLSAKEIPRRSRSFSSALPTGERNVSRGLCGIFELSDEVIALKILSQLAPSDIASVGCVCRRLNEVTKNDDVWRMVCQNTWGTEATRVLESIPGEKRIGWVRLAREFTTHEANAWRKFTFGGTVEPSRCNFSACAVGNKIVIFGGEGVNMQPMNDTFVLDLGSTSPQWKSVLVNSPPPGRWGHTLSCVDGSHLVVFGGYGSHGLLNDVFLLDLDADPPTWREVSGLAPPIPRSWHSSCTLDGTKLIVSGGCADSGALLNDTFLLDLSMDTPTWREIPVPWSPPSRLGHTLTVYGDRKILMFGGLAKLGTLRFRSNDVFTMDLSNDEPCWRPVIGYGSSLPGGMAAPPPRLDHVAVSLPGGRVLIFGGSVAGLASASQLYLLDPAEDNPAWRILSVKGSPPRFAWGHTTCVIGGTRLVILGGQTGEEWMLNEAHELLLATSSTTISSSRHEEKRIF from the exons ATGGAGTGGGACAGCGATTCCGATCTCAGCGACGGAGATGAGGTGGCTGAAGATGGATGGTTCGGCGGAGATAGCGGGCCGGTTCCGTTTCCGGAGATTAGTCTTCCTGGAACGACGCCGTGTGGGTTTGTAGTCAGCGACGCTCTAGAGCCAGACCAACCTATCATCTACGTCAACACCGTCTTCGAGATTGTCACTGGGTACCGCGCCGAGGAAGTTATTGGTAGAAACTG CCGGTTCTTGCAGTGTAGAGGTCCATATGCTAAAAGAAGGCATCCCTCTGTAGATTCCACTGTTGTGTCAAAGATGCGACAATGTCTAGAAAAAGGCATCGAGTTTCAGGGCGAGTTGTTGAACTTCAGGAAAGATGGGTCTCCTCTGATGAACAAGCTGCGTCTTGTCCCCATCCGTGAAGACGACGAGATCACTCATTTCATAGGTGTTCTCTCCTTCACCGATGCTGATATCGATCTCAGCTCATTTCCTGACTTGTCTGCAAAAGAAATTCCAAGAAGATCTCGTTCATTTTCCTCTGCTTTACCAACCGGAGAGCGTAATGTTTCTCGTGGACTATGTGGGATATTCGAGCTGAGTGATGAGGTAATAGCTCTCAAGATACTGTCTCAGTTGGCTCCGTCCGATATTGCATCAGTGGGTTGTGTGTGCCGGCGGCTTAATGAGGTTACAAAGAACGATGATGTGTGGAGAATGGTTTGTCAAAACACGTGGGGGACCGAAGCTACACGTGTTCTCGAGAGTATTCCCGGTGAAAAGAGGATTGGATGGGTGCGATTGGCCCGAGAGTTTACCACACATGAAGCAAATGCGTGGAGGAAGTTTACGTTTGGTGGTACTGTTGAGCCTTCCCGGTGTAATTTCAGCGCATGTGCGGTTGGGAATAAGATTGTTATCTTTGGTGGTGAAGGTGTGAACATGCAACCGATGAATGATACATTTGTGTTGGATCTTGGCTCCACTAGTCCCCAGTGGAAATCAGTTCTGGTTAACTCTCCTCCTCCTGGTCGCTGGGGTCATACTCTTTCTTGTGTCGACGGATCCCATTTAGTAGTCTTTGGAGGTTACGGGAGCCATGGATTACTCAACGATGTCTTCTTATTAGACCTTGATGCAGACCCGCCTACATGGAGAGAAGTATCTGGTTTGGCCCCTCCAATACCAAGATCATGGCATAGCTCGTGCACACTCGATGGAACTAAGTTGATTGTATCTGGTGGTTGTGCTGATTCAGGTGCTCTGCTTAACGATACTTTTCTTCTTGACCTTTCGATGGATACACCAACTTGGAGGGAGATACCAGTTCCTTGGTCTCCTCCATCTCGCCTTGGACATACCTTGACCGTCTATGGTGACCGCAAGATCCTCATGTTTGGTGGTCTTGCGAAATTGGGAACTTTGAGATTCCGGTCTAACGATGTATTCACAATGGATCTTAGCAACGATGAACCATGCTGGAGACCGGTGATTGGTTATGGATCTAGCCTTCCGGGAGGCATGGCAGCTCCACCACCGAGGCTAGATCATGTGGCGGTTAGCCTTCCTGGTGGTAGAGTCTTGATATTTGGTGGTTCGGTTGCAGGGCTTGCCTCGGCGTCTCAGCTCTATCTTCTTGATCCTGCAGAGGATAATCCTGCATGGAGGATACTGAGTGTTAAGGGAAGTCCACCACGGTTTGCGTGGGGGCACACCACTTGTGTGATCGGAGGAACTAGGTTGGTCATCTTAGGTGGTCAAACCGGAGAAGAGTGGATGCTAAATGAAGCGCATGAATTGTTGTTAGCTACCTCTAGTACTACAATCAGCTCATCAAGACATGAAGAAAAGAGGATCTTCTAG